The following proteins come from a genomic window of Meriones unguiculatus strain TT.TT164.6M chromosome 13 unlocalized genomic scaffold, Bangor_MerUng_6.1 Chr13_unordered_Scaffold_34, whole genome shotgun sequence:
- the LOC132646050 gene encoding zinc finger protein 431-like — CNQCEKAFSQHSELQIHKRIHNGEKLYINKPYECNQCGKAFSLHGNLQSHERTHTGEKPYECNQCGKAYSHPRNLKEHKRTHTGEKPYECNKCGKTFSWHGNLQSHERTHTGEKPYECNQCGKAYSHLRNLRDHKRTHTGEKPYECNQCGKAYSHPRNLKEHKRTHTGEKPYECNQCGKAFSQHGNLKEHKRTHTGEKPYKCNQCGKAYSHPRNLKEHKRTHTGEKPYECNQCGKAFSQHGNFKIHNRIHTGEKPYECNHCGKAFSQHGNLQSHERTHTGEKPYKCNQCGKAYSHPRKLKEHKRTHTGGKPYEYNQYGKAFSHMDGSFYK, encoded by the exons tgtaatcaatgtgaaaaAGCCTTCTCACAACACAGTGaactccaaatacataaaagaattcacaatggagagaaactctacATAA acaaaccctatgaatgtaaccagtgtggtaaagccttttcattgCATGGTAATCTCcaaagccatgaaagaacacatactggagagaaaccctatgaatgtaaccagtgtggtaaagcctattCACATCCTCGTAATCTCAaagaacataaaagaacacatactggagagaaaccctatgaatgtaacaagtgtggtaaaaccttttcgTGGCATGGTAATCTCCAAAGtcatgaaagaacacatactggagagaaaccctatgaatgtaaccagtgtggtaaagcctattCACATCTTCGTAATCTCAGAgatcataaaagaacacatactggagagaaaccctatgaatgtaaccagtgtggtaaagcctattCACATCCTCGTAATCTCAaagaacataaaagaacacatactggagagaaaccctatgaatgtaaccagtgtgggaaAGCTTTTTCGCAGCATGGTAATCTCAaagaacataaaagaacacatactggagagaaaccctataaatgtaaccagtgtggtaaagcctattCACATCCTCGTAATCTCAaagaacataaaagaacacatactggagagaaaccctatgaatgcaaccagtgtggtaaagccttttcgcAGCATGGTAATTTCAAAATACATAatagaatacatactggagagaaaccctatgaatgtaatcactgtggtaaagccttttcgcAGCATGGTAATCTCcaaagccatgaaagaacacatactggagagaaaccttataaatgtaatcagtgtggtaaagcctacTCACATCCTCGTAAGCTCAAAgaacataaaaggacacatactggagggaaaccctatgaatataaccagtaTGGTAAAGCCTTCTCACACATG GATGGGTCATTTTACAAATGA